A region from the Halobellus litoreus genome encodes:
- a CDS encoding DICT sensory domain-containing protein — MALREFIDEFADGDHETSLSIVNSEQPPMVARMLNSLFEDQSVSVSEVARVLSESDVVQLRRDGRVVAQSEFGDVRDSILAVNSDLYITGTRPLEAVDTPAVVRDLEGTRFRVRGYPAGTKGKLLLIEISRYIEAMALRHGDGELHTGFQRLSRIVDERGTERAYDKLAATDLDVHVYGVGDPATLESRSLTVHNDDVEEIRCGWFVVFVPPPESEAVGAALVAVTDDDVEWDGVWTIDTAKAERVAAYLSTEYGQN; from the coding sequence ATGGCGCTTCGGGAGTTCATCGACGAGTTCGCCGACGGCGACCACGAGACGTCGCTCTCGATCGTCAACAGCGAACAGCCCCCGATGGTCGCCCGAATGCTGAACTCGCTCTTCGAGGACCAGTCGGTTTCCGTCTCCGAAGTCGCCCGCGTGCTCTCGGAGTCCGACGTGGTCCAGTTGCGGAGAGACGGACGCGTCGTCGCCCAATCCGAGTTCGGTGACGTTCGGGACTCGATCCTCGCGGTCAACTCCGACCTCTACATCACCGGGACTCGGCCGCTCGAAGCCGTCGACACGCCCGCCGTCGTTCGCGACCTGGAGGGAACGCGTTTTCGCGTCCGCGGCTATCCCGCCGGGACGAAGGGGAAACTCCTGCTCATCGAGATCTCTCGGTACATCGAGGCGATGGCGCTCCGGCACGGCGACGGCGAACTCCACACCGGGTTTCAGCGCCTCTCGCGCATCGTCGACGAGCGCGGGACCGAACGCGCCTACGACAAACTGGCCGCCACCGACCTCGACGTCCACGTGTACGGCGTCGGCGACCCCGCCACCCTGGAGTCGCGGTCGCTCACCGTCCACAACGACGACGTCGAGGAGATCAGATGCGGCTGGTTCGTCGTCTTCGTTCCCCCGCCAGAGTCCGAGGCGGTCGGCGCGGCACTCGTCGCGGTCACCGACGACGACGTCGAGTGGGACGGCGTCTGGACGATCGATACGGCGAAGGCCGAGCGCGTCGCGGCGTACCTTTCGACGGAGTACGGACAGAACTAG
- the thsA gene encoding thermosome subunit alpha, with product MIILGEDSQRTQGKDAQSMNISAGKAVAESVRTTLGPKGMDKMLVDSGGSVVVTNDGVTILKEMDIDHPAANMIVEVSETQEDEVGDGTTTAVVVAGELLDQAEELIDQDVHATTIAQGYRQAAEKAKEILEENAIEVSEDDRETLVKIAETAMTGKGAESSKDLLAELVVDAVVAVADDDDIDTDNVSVETVVGGSIGNSELVEGVIVDKERVHENMPFGVEDANVALFDGALEVRETEIDAEVNVTDPDQLQQFLDQEEQQLKEMVDKLVDVGADVVFVGDGIDDMAQHYLAKEGILAVRRAKSSDLNRLARATGGNVVGSLDDIEADDLGFAGSVAQKDIGGDERIFVEDVEDAKSVTLILRGGTEHVVDELERAIEDSLGVVKTTLEDGQVLPGGGASETELSMQLGEFASSVGGREQLAIEAFTEALDVIPRTLAENAGLDPIESLVNLRKEHADGDIGAGLDAYTGEIVNMEDDGVVEPLRVKTQAIESATEAAVMILRIDDVIAAGDLKGGGSDDGGDEGGAPGGAGGMGGMGGMGGMGGAM from the coding sequence ATGATCATTCTGGGCGAGGACTCCCAGCGCACACAGGGGAAAGACGCGCAGTCGATGAACATCTCCGCCGGCAAGGCAGTAGCCGAGTCGGTTCGGACCACGCTCGGTCCGAAAGGGATGGACAAGATGCTCGTCGACTCCGGCGGCTCGGTCGTCGTCACGAACGACGGCGTCACGATCCTCAAGGAGATGGACATCGATCACCCCGCGGCGAACATGATCGTCGAAGTCTCCGAGACCCAGGAGGACGAGGTCGGAGACGGAACGACGACGGCCGTCGTCGTCGCCGGTGAACTCCTCGATCAGGCCGAGGAGCTCATCGACCAGGACGTCCACGCCACCACCATCGCGCAGGGCTACCGCCAGGCTGCAGAGAAGGCGAAAGAGATCCTCGAGGAGAACGCCATCGAGGTAAGCGAGGACGACCGCGAGACGCTCGTCAAGATCGCCGAGACGGCGATGACCGGCAAGGGCGCGGAATCCTCGAAGGACCTGCTCGCCGAACTCGTCGTCGACGCCGTCGTGGCCGTCGCCGACGACGATGACATCGACACCGACAACGTCTCCGTCGAGACGGTCGTCGGCGGCTCGATCGGCAACTCCGAACTCGTCGAGGGCGTCATCGTGGACAAAGAGCGCGTCCACGAGAATATGCCCTTCGGCGTCGAGGACGCCAACGTCGCGCTGTTCGACGGCGCGCTCGAAGTCCGCGAGACCGAGATCGACGCCGAGGTCAACGTCACCGACCCAGACCAGCTCCAGCAGTTCCTCGACCAGGAAGAACAGCAGCTGAAGGAGATGGTCGACAAGCTCGTCGACGTCGGCGCCGACGTCGTCTTCGTCGGTGACGGCATCGACGATATGGCCCAGCACTACCTCGCGAAGGAGGGCATCCTCGCGGTCCGCCGCGCGAAGTCCTCCGACCTGAACCGGCTCGCCCGCGCGACTGGCGGCAACGTCGTCGGCTCGCTCGACGACATCGAGGCCGACGACCTCGGCTTCGCCGGCTCCGTCGCCCAGAAGGACATCGGCGGCGACGAGCGCATCTTCGTCGAGGACGTCGAGGACGCGAAGTCCGTCACGCTCATCCTCCGCGGCGGCACCGAGCACGTCGTCGACGAGCTCGAACGCGCCATCGAAGACTCCCTCGGCGTCGTCAAGACGACGCTGGAGGACGGGCAGGTCCTGCCCGGCGGCGGTGCCTCCGAGACCGAACTCTCGATGCAGCTCGGCGAGTTCGCCAGCTCCGTCGGCGGCCGCGAGCAGCTCGCCATCGAGGCGTTCACCGAGGCGCTCGACGTCATCCCGCGCACGCTCGCCGAGAACGCCGGCCTCGACCCCATCGAGTCCCTCGTCAACCTCCGCAAGGAGCACGCCGACGGCGACATCGGTGCGGGCCTCGACGCCTACACCGGCGAGATCGTCAACATGGAGGACGACGGCGTCGTCGAACCCCTCCGCGTGAAGACGCAGGCCATCGAGTCCGCCACCGAGGCGGCCGTGATGATCCTCCGCATCGACGACGTCATCGCCGCCGGCGACCTCAAGGGCGGCGGCAGCGACGACGGCGGCGACGAGGGCGGCGCGCCCGGCGGCGCCGGCGGCATGGGCGGTATGGGCGGTATGGGCGGTATGGGCGGCGCAATGTAA
- a CDS encoding DUF6757 family protein, whose protein sequence is MKCHYCDRDAAYAAEKDGIKVGLCERHFRTQVESLADSEELSAIREQIDIDRTE, encoded by the coding sequence ATGAAGTGCCACTACTGCGACCGGGACGCCGCCTACGCCGCGGAGAAAGACGGGATCAAGGTCGGACTCTGCGAACGGCACTTCCGGACGCAGGTCGAGTCGCTGGCCGACTCCGAGGAACTGTCCGCGATCCGCGAGCAGATCGACATCGACCGCACCGAATAA
- a CDS encoding DUF5784 family protein, whose translation MARPLRFRHAPGRWTEDRVVGQIYRDLDRNLGATRRRPWFKQPDRYDGERFEMDNGDVALFLWNDDEAYWLGNTETPEALWRTEKYSFEAVPDDVSTWATRELTAQLHEESPWLEPYPHLSWFFLPVFLSKDGRETTREFFDDHAAGFPDATREEALEFYELFLRTRVLDEWREVMAGKLGTSEYLDHTRMTAAMGEFNVGHLLVEAGYDIEPEIEVSTGHAIDYRAGSGGDAVLVEVTRPTPTGDRRAGTPVAAVRDTASTKSEGQLEEHGGGVVLFVDCSSFPDDEWQSVLAEQPEVHHRPAVVFRLRPSGRVEGYTKGSVPLDLPI comes from the coding sequence GTGGCACGTCCACTACGCTTTCGACACGCCCCCGGCCGCTGGACCGAAGACCGGGTGGTGGGTCAGATCTACCGCGATTTAGACCGTAATCTCGGCGCGACTCGTCGCCGTCCGTGGTTCAAACAGCCCGACCGCTACGACGGCGAGCGGTTCGAGATGGACAACGGCGACGTTGCGCTGTTCCTGTGGAACGACGACGAGGCCTACTGGCTCGGCAACACCGAGACGCCCGAGGCGCTCTGGCGGACCGAGAAGTACAGTTTCGAGGCCGTCCCGGACGACGTCTCCACGTGGGCCACGCGAGAGCTCACCGCCCAGTTGCACGAGGAGAGCCCGTGGCTCGAACCGTACCCGCACCTCTCGTGGTTCTTCCTTCCCGTCTTTCTCTCGAAGGACGGACGCGAGACGACGCGGGAGTTCTTCGACGACCACGCCGCGGGGTTCCCGGACGCGACCCGCGAGGAGGCCCTGGAGTTCTACGAGTTGTTCCTCCGGACGCGCGTCCTCGACGAGTGGCGGGAGGTGATGGCCGGCAAACTCGGCACCTCGGAGTACCTCGATCACACCCGGATGACGGCGGCGATGGGCGAGTTCAACGTCGGGCACCTGCTCGTCGAGGCGGGCTACGACATCGAACCGGAGATCGAAGTCTCGACCGGCCACGCCATCGACTATCGGGCGGGCAGCGGCGGCGACGCGGTGCTCGTCGAGGTGACGCGACCGACGCCGACGGGCGATCGCCGGGCTGGCACGCCGGTCGCGGCCGTCCGCGACACCGCGTCGACGAAGTCCGAGGGTCAACTCGAAGAACACGGCGGCGGCGTCGTCCTCTTCGTCGACTGCTCGTCGTTCCCCGACGACGAGTGGCAGTCGGTGCTCGCCGAACAACCCGAAGTCCACCACCGGCCCGCCGTGGTCTTTCGACTCAGGCCGTCCGGTCGCGTCGAGGGGTACACGAAAGGAAGCGTCCCGCTGGATCTGCCGATCTGA
- a CDS encoding DUF5789 family protein → MRLNRTGDLIDAHEFPATTEDLIEAYGDQTIELPNGTARLGDVLARAGSETYASADDAHSALLCGLGHEAIGRRYYSDRDAYATGEDGPQQVSF, encoded by the coding sequence ATGCGCTTGAACCGCACCGGCGATCTCATCGACGCTCACGAGTTCCCGGCAACGACCGAGGACCTCATCGAGGCGTACGGCGACCAGACCATCGAACTCCCCAACGGGACCGCCCGCCTCGGAGACGTACTCGCCCGTGCGGGTTCAGAGACGTACGCGAGCGCCGACGACGCGCACTCGGCGCTCCTGTGCGGCCTCGGCCACGAGGCCATCGGCCGACGGTACTACAGCGACCGCGACGCCTACGCGACGGGCGAAGACGGCCCGCAACAGGTCTCCTTCTGA
- a CDS encoding PHP domain-containing protein: MRSERSGDPAPERPPVADLHVHTTASDGILEVSELADAARAGDVDVVAVTDHNRVHPKLDAPVQPIGGVTVIRGIELRVDAGEQRLDLLGYGLAVTDRIESVTSRIQRNRKQRGAEIVARVEDRLGVDLDIELREGIGRPNIARAIEASDAPYDFDAAFEELIGNGRPCYVERYVPSFSVGAEVLRESCAVVALAHPFRYPDPESALERARELDAVERFYPYSGSSAQKEERELLDDVAADADLLSTGGSDAHDRTLGVAGPPSAEFESFAARLPGV; the protein is encoded by the coding sequence GTGAGAAGCGAGCGAAGCGGTGATCCCGCCCCCGAACGTCCGCCGGTGGCGGACCTCCACGTTCACACGACCGCCTCCGACGGCATCCTGGAGGTCTCAGAACTCGCCGACGCCGCACGCGCCGGCGACGTCGACGTCGTCGCCGTGACGGATCACAACCGCGTCCACCCGAAACTGGACGCACCTGTCCAGCCGATCGGCGGCGTGACCGTGATTCGCGGGATCGAACTCCGCGTCGACGCCGGGGAGCAGCGCCTCGACCTCCTGGGATACGGCCTCGCGGTGACCGACCGAATCGAATCGGTGACGTCCCGGATCCAGCGCAACCGAAAACAGCGGGGGGCGGAGATCGTCGCCCGCGTCGAGGACCGACTCGGTGTCGACCTCGACATCGAACTCCGCGAGGGGATCGGTCGGCCGAACATCGCCCGCGCCATCGAGGCGAGCGACGCGCCCTACGACTTCGACGCGGCCTTCGAGGAACTGATCGGCAACGGCCGTCCCTGTTACGTCGAGCGGTACGTTCCCTCCTTTTCCGTCGGTGCCGAGGTGCTTCGGGAGTCCTGCGCTGTCGTCGCGCTGGCGCATCCGTTCCGGTATCCCGATCCCGAGTCGGCGCTCGAACGCGCCCGAGAACTGGACGCAGTCGAGCGATTCTATCCCTACAGCGGGTCCAGCGCCCAGAAAGAGGAACGAGAACTCTTAGACGACGTCGCCGCCGACGCGGACCTGCTCTCGACCGGCGGCTCCGACGCGCACGACAGGACGCTCGGGGTCGCCGGACCGCCGTCGGCCGAATTCGAGTCGTTCGCCGCCCGTCTGCCGGGTGTCTGA